A single region of the Nocardioides sp. W7 genome encodes:
- a CDS encoding lamin tail domain-containing protein, translated as MTVDHAARPGARRARRQLLVFLVAVVVALSGLTFGAGTARAAEVVAVPDANLRAVLNTAIGDATATTRTPGQTITTDEALAVTTILSADESGATPISSFQGLEAFTNVTSVVFVNAGSTATDLRPFAPLSKLTDLTLVFLPVTSLDGLGGKPVLSNLVVAVAPELIDISALSMAPALTSVTFDTADKLADLSALAASKTGLQSLQVMNARLQDIGFLTGFKRLATLNLNNNRIEDVSVFSTWDDSYGLNDAVGNSLDLSGNRIKDFSPVVAFRSLRTPRAAVPTVNVGDQQVYAGRLDEQNGVTVVLKSGPDSNNATTAPRVTNAALGSYTVATSRLTSTSPNAAFLVVTPSWTVHFAEDPDKLAALRINEIESNGDTARGDWVELYNPAATEVDLAGVVASDNDNTHRVLVPTGTKIPAHGYRAIRTDDTAVSGNFGLGSNDSARIFAPGTTNLATTTPIDSHSWGPHADTTFGRTAPGRGVWTTTLASTYEATNTFPEPEVIPTVAVTGSATSTTGSANLTATVTKPDSTDPATDATGHVVFAVDGSDRSGPVTVTGGTATWNATNLVGSAAGTAHQITARYVSAGDEDPYDDSALSAPFTVTVTIGEFTGAATLSATTAEMCQPVSVDLTGVSPSPDSVSYQWQTRGPISGEWGANGTTSATQTASYIYQTGANPGVARSNETSRAIVTVSKAGYATRQLTTEPVISEPASYLTTPSPVLSSGNPKVGETITATHGAWTSCIPDEFEWRSGYNYQWLRDGQPIAGATDAVAEVKKREGGGGPKQVSYTVTPADAGHVISLRVSAASNLLKAASATSTSTAQVAAGGFSASPAPTIDRTAPKVGETLTATTAAWSPVAGFDYQWLRDGQPITGASSASYPTVAADLGKPISVRVTGTADGYEAAQRTSTATANVAAGAFTASSAPVIGNASPKLGDTLTATTAAWAPVAALAHQWLRDGQPITGATSASYTTVVADVGKRISVRVTGTAAGYEAVERTSTATASVAAGAFTASPAPVIGNASPKVGETLTATLAAWSPTASLTWQWLRDDQPIAGATGSSYTTTTADLGRAISVRVTGTAGGHESVQRTSTATARVAKAAKAARTGVRVTAVKGRKLQLRVSLSGTSVRPTVRNVKVRLTGAVRKTVTVTVKNGTATLKLGAAARKRVKVQVTVPASTVSTATTVFTAPKAVKKATVTVKK; from the coding sequence ATGACCGTCGACCACGCCGCACGACCAGGTGCGAGGAGGGCGCGGCGGCAACTGCTCGTGTTCCTCGTCGCTGTCGTCGTCGCGCTGAGCGGCCTCACCTTCGGTGCCGGCACCGCGCGGGCCGCCGAGGTCGTGGCTGTGCCCGACGCCAACCTGCGGGCGGTGCTCAACACGGCCATCGGCGACGCGACCGCCACCACCCGCACCCCCGGCCAGACGATCACCACCGACGAGGCACTCGCGGTGACGACGATCCTCAGCGCCGACGAATCAGGGGCCACCCCGATCTCCTCGTTCCAGGGTCTCGAGGCCTTCACGAACGTCACCTCGGTCGTCTTCGTCAACGCCGGCAGTACGGCGACAGACCTGCGCCCCTTCGCCCCGCTGTCCAAGCTCACGGACCTGACCCTGGTGTTCCTGCCGGTCACCAGTCTGGACGGCCTGGGCGGCAAGCCCGTGCTCAGCAATTTGGTGGTCGCCGTTGCCCCTGAGCTGATCGATATCAGCGCGCTGTCGATGGCGCCCGCCCTGACGTCGGTCACCTTCGACACCGCGGACAAGCTCGCCGACCTCTCCGCGCTCGCCGCTTCGAAGACCGGGCTCCAGAGTCTCCAGGTGATGAACGCGCGGTTGCAGGACATCGGCTTCCTCACGGGCTTCAAGCGCCTCGCGACGCTGAACCTGAATAACAACCGGATCGAGGACGTCTCGGTCTTCTCGACCTGGGACGATTCCTACGGGCTCAACGACGCCGTCGGCAACTCGCTCGACCTGAGCGGCAACCGGATCAAGGACTTCTCGCCCGTCGTCGCCTTCCGGAGCCTCCGGACCCCCCGTGCCGCCGTGCCGACCGTGAACGTCGGCGACCAGCAGGTGTACGCCGGGCGCCTCGACGAGCAGAACGGCGTCACGGTCGTGCTGAAGTCCGGTCCGGACTCGAACAACGCGACGACAGCTCCTCGCGTCACGAATGCCGCGCTCGGCTCCTACACGGTCGCGACCAGTCGGCTGACCAGCACGAGTCCCAACGCCGCCTTCCTCGTGGTGACCCCAAGCTGGACTGTGCACTTCGCCGAGGACCCGGACAAGCTCGCCGCGCTGCGGATCAATGAGATCGAGTCCAACGGGGACACCGCCCGCGGCGACTGGGTCGAGCTCTACAACCCGGCCGCCACCGAGGTCGACCTGGCCGGCGTGGTCGCCTCCGACAACGACAACACCCACCGAGTCCTCGTCCCGACCGGCACGAAGATCCCGGCCCACGGCTACCGGGCGATCAGGACCGACGACACCGCGGTGTCCGGCAACTTCGGGCTCGGCAGCAACGACTCCGCGCGGATCTTCGCGCCGGGCACCACGAACCTGGCGACGACCACCCCGATCGACTCCCACAGCTGGGGTCCGCACGCCGACACCACCTTCGGGCGCACCGCCCCGGGCAGGGGTGTGTGGACCACCACCCTCGCCAGCACCTACGAGGCCACCAACACGTTCCCCGAGCCCGAGGTCATCCCGACCGTCGCCGTCACGGGCAGCGCGACCAGCACGACCGGGTCGGCCAACTTGACCGCGACTGTGACCAAGCCCGACAGCACCGACCCGGCCACCGACGCGACCGGCCACGTGGTCTTCGCGGTGGACGGCAGCGACCGCTCCGGCCCGGTGACGGTCACCGGCGGCACCGCGACCTGGAACGCCACGAACCTCGTGGGCTCAGCTGCGGGGACCGCACACCAGATCACGGCGCGCTACGTCTCGGCCGGCGACGAGGACCCCTACGACGACTCCGCTCTCAGCGCCCCGTTCACCGTGACGGTCACGATCGGTGAGTTCACCGGCGCTGCGACGCTGTCGGCGACCACGGCGGAGATGTGCCAGCCGGTCTCGGTCGACCTTACGGGCGTATCTCCGTCGCCGGACTCGGTTAGCTATCAGTGGCAGACAAGAGGCCCGATCAGTGGCGAGTGGGGCGCGAACGGGACGACATCGGCCACGCAGACCGCGTCGTACATCTATCAGACTGGAGCAAACCCGGGCGTCGCCCGGTCCAACGAGACTTCTCGAGCGATCGTCACCGTCTCGAAGGCCGGGTATGCCACGAGACAGCTCACCACCGAGCCGGTCATCAGTGAGCCCGCTTCGTACCTCACCACGCCATCGCCGGTGCTGAGCTCGGGCAACCCGAAGGTCGGCGAGACGATCACCGCGACCCACGGGGCCTGGACCTCGTGCATCCCGGACGAGTTCGAGTGGCGCTCGGGCTACAACTACCAGTGGTTGCGGGACGGACAGCCGATCGCCGGCGCGACCGACGCGGTGGCCGAGGTCAAGAAACGAGAGGGCGGCGGCGGCCCGAAGCAGGTTTCCTACACGGTGACGCCTGCCGACGCCGGACACGTGATCTCGCTGCGGGTCTCGGCTGCCTCCAACCTGTTGAAGGCAGCGAGCGCGACCTCGACCTCGACCGCACAGGTCGCGGCGGGCGGGTTCTCGGCGTCCCCGGCGCCCACGATCGACAGGACCGCTCCCAAGGTCGGCGAGACCCTCACCGCGACGACGGCGGCGTGGTCGCCGGTGGCAGGGTTCGACTACCAGTGGCTGCGCGACGGCCAGCCGATCACGGGGGCGAGCAGCGCGTCGTACCCGACCGTGGCGGCGGACCTCGGTAAGCCGATCAGCGTCCGGGTGACCGGCACCGCCGACGGCTACGAAGCGGCGCAGCGGACCAGTACGGCGACCGCGAACGTCGCGGCCGGTGCGTTCACCGCGTCGTCGGCTCCGGTGATCGGCAACGCATCGCCGAAGCTCGGCGACACGCTCACGGCCACGACCGCGGCCTGGGCGCCAGTGGCCGCGCTGGCCCACCAGTGGCTGCGCGACGGCCAGCCGATCACGGGCGCGACCTCGGCGTCGTACACCACGGTGGTCGCGGACGTGGGCAAGAGGATCAGCGTGCGGGTGACCGGCACTGCGGCGGGCTATGAGGCGGTGGAGCGGACCAGTACGGCGACCGCGAGCGTCGCGGCCGGTGCGTTCACCGCGTCGCCGGCTCCGGTGATCGGCAACGCATCGCCGAAGGTCGGGGAGACCCTCACGGCCACGCTCGCGGCCTGGTCGCCGACGGCGTCGCTCACCTGGCAGTGGCTGCGCGACGATCAGCCGATCGCGGGGGCGACCGGTTCGTCCTACACCACGACGACGGCCGACCTGGGCCGGGCGATCAGCGTGCGGGTGACCGGCACCGCTGGCGGGCATGAGTCGGTCCAACGGACCAGTACGGCCACCGCGAGGGTCGCGAAGGCCGCCAAGGCCGCGCGGACGGGTGTGCGGGTCACGGCCGTGAAGGGCCGGAAGCTGCAGCTGAGGGTGAGCCTCAGCGGCACCAGCGTCCGGCCGACGGTGCGGAACGTGAAGGTGCGGCTCACCGGTGCGGTGAGGAAGACCGTCACCGTCACCGTCAAGAACGGCACCGCCACGCTCAAGCTGGGCGCTGCGGCTCGGAAGCGGGTCAAGGTTCAGGTCACGGTGCCCGCGAGCACGGTCAGCACCGCGACCACCGTCTTCACGGCCCCGAAGGCCGTCAAGAAGGCCACGGTCACGGTCAAGAAGTAG
- a CDS encoding lamin tail domain-containing protein, producing MHFTQNRRALSRPGTAALAVLGVAVSSFAVLGAVAPAAHAVGTINDIVINEVESNGGSPGDWIELYNNNSVDSVVLDGAQLSDSDNGHTITITGTIAPNSYAWFQTDNSATPGNFGLGGADSARLFAAGDTPGTDPSIDSYSWTNHAATTFGRYPDGAGAKNGGDFFTTTAPTQGTANSYTAPVNPSPAAYAGVVVNEVESNGDVNGDWVELYNTRAFGSVNLTGAILADSNNSNIYTIGSVSIPAGQYRAFYVEDDGVGGGFGLGDVDAARLFAAGTQDLATATVISEYSWSTHSPTTYGRNPNGTGPFQITGTANTFAAANSFVGVPVTTLAGNVVISEVESQPQGTPTFAGDWIELYNASGTPQDIAGAVLSDNDNTHAFRLPSSTAPLAVGEYRAFRVDDALIDGNFGLGGADSARLYEAGSILGTSPAVDQTSWASHATHTWGRLSPSGTGSFTGTSAPTPNLAN from the coding sequence ATGCACTTTACCCAGAACCGCCGCGCCCTGTCACGCCCGGGCACCGCTGCCCTCGCCGTGCTCGGCGTGGCCGTCTCGTCGTTCGCCGTGCTCGGCGCGGTCGCCCCTGCGGCCCACGCGGTCGGCACTATCAACGACATCGTCATCAACGAGGTCGAGTCCAACGGCGGCTCGCCGGGCGACTGGATCGAGCTCTACAACAACAACAGCGTCGACAGCGTCGTCCTCGACGGTGCGCAGCTGTCCGACAGCGACAACGGCCACACGATCACCATCACCGGCACCATCGCGCCGAACAGCTACGCGTGGTTCCAGACCGACAACTCCGCCACCCCCGGCAACTTCGGCCTCGGCGGCGCCGACTCGGCGCGCCTGTTCGCCGCGGGCGACACCCCCGGCACCGACCCGTCGATCGACTCCTACTCGTGGACCAACCACGCGGCCACCACCTTCGGGCGCTACCCCGACGGGGCCGGCGCCAAGAACGGCGGCGACTTCTTCACCACGACGGCGCCCACCCAGGGGACGGCGAACTCCTACACGGCTCCGGTCAACCCGAGCCCGGCCGCCTACGCCGGTGTGGTTGTCAACGAGGTCGAGTCCAACGGCGACGTCAACGGCGACTGGGTCGAGCTCTACAACACCCGCGCCTTCGGCTCGGTCAACCTGACCGGGGCGATCCTGGCGGACAGCAACAACTCGAACATCTACACGATCGGGTCCGTCTCCATCCCGGCCGGTCAGTACCGGGCCTTCTACGTCGAGGACGACGGCGTCGGCGGCGGCTTCGGCCTCGGCGACGTCGACGCGGCCCGCCTCTTCGCGGCCGGCACCCAGGACCTGGCGACCGCGACGGTGATCAGCGAGTACTCGTGGAGCACGCACTCCCCGACGACCTACGGGCGCAACCCCAACGGCACCGGCCCGTTCCAGATCACCGGCACGGCCAACACCTTCGCCGCGGCGAACAGCTTCGTCGGGGTCCCGGTCACGACCCTGGCCGGCAACGTCGTGATCAGCGAGGTGGAGTCGCAGCCGCAGGGCACGCCGACCTTTGCCGGTGACTGGATCGAGCTCTACAACGCCAGCGGCACCCCGCAGGACATCGCCGGCGCGGTGCTCTCGGACAACGACAACACCCACGCGTTCCGGCTTCCCTCGAGCACGGCGCCCCTGGCGGTCGGCGAGTACCGCGCCTTCCGGGTCGACGACGCGTTGATCGACGGCAACTTCGGCCTCGGCGGCGCCGACTCCGCCCGGCTCTACGAGGCCGGCTCCATCCTCGGGACCAGTCCGGCTGTCGACCAGACCAGCTGGGCCTCGCACGCCACGCACACCTGGGGCCGCCTCTCGCCGAGCGGCACCGGCAGCTTCACCGGCACCTCGGCCCCCACGCCGAACCTCGCCAACTGA
- a CDS encoding ATP-binding protein, with product MRITATAAALVALTLAGSGLLVYAVESQRLEQQTADDVNQELDEFARLNQDGVDPETGEPFTDLDAMLRLFMERNVPDDDELLVGWVDGPVSRSPRDPLVYDPGFRTATEPLVTDGGSTRIDTPDGEALLTSQPVTQGASRGALIVVVYLDEDRAELLDTMRTYTIVAGLSLLLVTAMAFWQSGRLLAPLRVLRETAEEIGETDLSRRIPITGNDDITALTRTVNGMLDRLDHAFTGQREFLDDAGHELKTPLTVLRGHLELLDSGNPEEVAETRALLLDEVDRMSRLVGDLILLAKSDRPDFVTLTDVDLASLTEDTFAKARALGDRDWQLDAAADAVLHADPQRITQALLQLAGNAVKHTAVGDTVALGSSYDEGVARLWVRDTGPGVPVVDRTKIFERFGRSSVSEDDEGFGLGLSIVAAIVAAHDGTVSVEDADPPGALFVVVLPARPTNPEETTWPAS from the coding sequence GTGCGCATCACCGCGACCGCGGCCGCGCTCGTCGCGCTGACACTGGCGGGGTCCGGACTGCTGGTGTACGCCGTGGAGAGCCAGCGGCTGGAGCAGCAGACCGCCGACGACGTGAACCAGGAGCTCGACGAGTTCGCCCGCCTCAACCAGGACGGCGTCGACCCCGAGACGGGCGAGCCGTTCACCGACCTGGACGCGATGCTGCGGCTGTTCATGGAGCGCAACGTGCCCGACGACGACGAACTGCTGGTCGGCTGGGTCGACGGTCCGGTCAGCCGGTCCCCACGCGATCCTCTGGTGTACGACCCGGGGTTCCGGACGGCGACCGAGCCCCTGGTCACGGACGGCGGCTCGACGCGGATCGACACCCCGGACGGCGAGGCCCTGCTCACCTCGCAGCCGGTCACGCAGGGCGCCAGCCGCGGCGCGCTGATCGTCGTCGTCTACCTCGACGAGGACCGGGCCGAGCTGCTCGACACGATGCGCACCTACACGATCGTCGCCGGCCTGTCGCTGCTGCTCGTGACGGCGATGGCCTTCTGGCAGTCCGGCCGGCTGCTCGCACCCCTGCGCGTCCTGCGCGAGACCGCCGAGGAGATCGGCGAGACCGACCTGTCCCGGCGCATCCCGATCACCGGCAACGACGACATCACCGCGCTGACCCGCACGGTCAACGGCATGCTCGACCGGCTGGACCACGCCTTCACCGGGCAGCGGGAGTTCCTCGACGACGCCGGCCACGAGCTGAAGACGCCGCTGACCGTCCTGCGCGGACACCTGGAGCTGCTCGACAGCGGCAACCCGGAGGAGGTCGCCGAGACCCGGGCGCTGCTGCTCGACGAGGTCGACCGGATGTCGCGCCTGGTCGGCGACCTGATCCTGCTCGCCAAGAGCGACCGGCCCGACTTCGTCACCCTCACCGACGTCGACCTCGCCTCGCTCACCGAGGACACCTTCGCCAAGGCCCGCGCACTCGGCGACCGCGACTGGCAGCTGGACGCCGCGGCCGACGCCGTCCTGCACGCGGACCCCCAGCGGATCACCCAGGCGCTGCTCCAGCTCGCCGGCAACGCGGTCAAGCACACGGCGGTCGGCGACACCGTCGCGCTCGGGTCGTCGTACGACGAAGGCGTGGCGCGGCTGTGGGTCCGCGACACCGGCCCGGGGGTCCCGGTGGTCGACCGCACCAAGATCTTCGAGCGCTTCGGGCGCTCGTCGGTGTCCGAGGACGACGAGGGCTTCGGTCTCGGCCTGTCGATCGTGGCCGCGATCGTCGCCGCCCACGACGGCACCGTCTCCGTCGAGGACGCCGACCCGCCCGGAGCGCTGTTCGTCGTCGTACTCCCCGCCCGACCCACCAACCCCGAGGAGACCACGTGGCCCGCATCCTGA
- a CDS encoding response regulator transcription factor, whose product MARILIVEDEARIASFVAKGLRSEGHVATVVGDGPAGLDHALSGDFDLMVLDIGLPGLDGFEVLDQLRSQGSRMPVIVLTARDSVTDTVSALEGGADDYMPKPFRFAELIARIRLRLRQAQSGEGGSGTREEVLEAGGVRLDVRTRRATVGDRQVDLSAREFTLAEIFILNAGQVLSREQILDHVWGFAFDPGSNVVDVYVGYLRKKFGAAAITTVRGMGYRFNT is encoded by the coding sequence GTGGCCCGCATCCTGATCGTCGAGGACGAGGCCCGGATCGCCTCGTTCGTCGCGAAGGGCCTGCGCTCGGAGGGGCACGTGGCCACCGTCGTCGGCGACGGCCCGGCCGGGCTCGACCACGCGCTGAGCGGCGACTTCGACCTGATGGTCCTCGACATCGGCCTGCCCGGCCTGGACGGGTTCGAGGTCCTCGACCAGCTGCGCTCGCAGGGCTCCCGGATGCCGGTGATCGTGCTGACGGCGCGCGACTCGGTGACCGACACGGTCTCCGCGCTGGAGGGCGGCGCGGACGACTACATGCCCAAGCCGTTCCGCTTCGCCGAGCTGATCGCGCGGATCCGGCTGCGGCTGCGCCAGGCGCAGTCCGGCGAGGGCGGTTCCGGGACCCGCGAGGAGGTGCTGGAGGCGGGCGGCGTACGCCTCGACGTCCGCACCCGCCGCGCCACCGTCGGCGACCGCCAGGTCGACCTGTCGGCCCGGGAGTTCACGCTGGCGGAGATCTTCATCCTCAACGCGGGGCAGGTGCTCTCCCGCGAGCAGATCCTCGACCACGTCTGGGGCTTCGCCTTCGACCCCGGCTCCAACGTCGTCGACGTGTACGTCGGCTACCTCCGCAAGAAGTTCGGCGCCGCCGCGATCACGACGGTCCGCGGCATGGGCTACCGCTTCAACACCTGA
- a CDS encoding serine/threonine-protein kinase, with protein MGSTDTWGLAEGDAITTELTAVRLLGGGSSYEAYLAFDEITYAPVVVKVVRPGLVDDESSLRGLRREVEALATVNHPVVVRGLRHQLDGPRPHVVLEQLDGPRLSSLVRRYGPLQEQQYLPLAIEVASALHYLRHLGWAHLDVKPSNVIMGAPARLIDLSVARRIEDAAALTVPIGTDLYLSPEQCDPPTTGVPGHASDVWGLCATLFEAIAGYRAFDEGDLDSPDVRVRYPQLVDDPYELPDRVPDEVVKVLYAGLEKRPADRPLPHEIAEALEPVLARQPRARLAGFKVR; from the coding sequence ATGGGCAGCACGGACACCTGGGGGCTCGCCGAGGGCGACGCGATCACGACCGAGCTGACGGCCGTGCGGCTGCTCGGCGGCGGGTCGTCGTACGAGGCGTACCTCGCCTTCGACGAGATCACCTACGCACCCGTCGTGGTGAAGGTGGTCCGCCCCGGGCTCGTCGACGACGAGTCCAGCCTGCGCGGCCTGCGCCGCGAGGTCGAGGCGCTGGCCACGGTCAACCACCCGGTCGTCGTCCGCGGGCTGCGGCACCAGCTCGACGGCCCGCGCCCGCACGTCGTACTGGAGCAGCTCGACGGGCCGCGGCTGTCCTCCCTGGTGCGCCGCTACGGGCCCTTGCAGGAGCAGCAGTACCTGCCGCTGGCGATCGAGGTCGCCAGCGCCCTGCACTACCTGCGCCACCTCGGCTGGGCGCACCTGGACGTCAAGCCGAGCAACGTCATCATGGGCGCGCCGGCGCGGCTGATCGACCTCTCGGTGGCGCGCCGGATCGAGGACGCGGCGGCCCTCACGGTGCCGATCGGGACCGACCTCTACCTCTCGCCGGAGCAGTGCGACCCGCCGACGACGGGCGTGCCCGGCCACGCCAGCGACGTGTGGGGGCTGTGCGCGACGCTGTTCGAGGCGATCGCCGGCTACCGGGCCTTCGACGAGGGCGACCTGGACTCACCCGACGTCCGGGTGCGTTACCCCCAGCTGGTCGACGACCCCTACGAGCTGCCCGACCGGGTCCCCGACGAGGTGGTCAAGGTCCTGTACGCCGGGCTCGAGAAGCGGCCCGCCGACCGACCCCTGCCGCACGAGATCGCCGAGGCCCTCGAGCCCGTCCTCGCCCGCCAGCCCCGGGCCCGCCTCGCCGGCTTCAAGGTCCGCTGA